The DNA sequence GGGGATTTGATTTCACCAAAAAGTCTTGTAAGCTCATGTGTCAATAGCTAGCAGAccgtgggttccagttagctcaactggtaaagtctctgatggttgtataagagatctggggttcaatccccacctataccaaaaactgattggtgtcttggtctgatgataaaaagcaatcatcaggagcggacgccataggttgaaactctctaaaaaaaaaaaaaaaaaaagctagcaGACCGATACAGGTAAGTCACCTGAAATGGACCCAGGcccattttaatttaaaattttcggTTGATTTGATGGGTGAGGGTAAGCAGGCTGTTTATTGGGGTAAAACACAGCCCAACGTAAGTGGGCATTCTCAAGCCCAAGCCCACCACACGTCCTCAAGTGAGAATGGGAAGGGCCAGTCCATGattgttcttccaaaaaatatCACACGATCTTCTGGGTGGGAGACGGGAAGGGTCGGGGACTCATGAGGAAGAGGAAGGAGTGATCCCGAGCTCCGGTGAGGGACCGGGCTGCCCTCCCGCCGCTGCCATGAAGCCCGAGGTGGGTTTAGACTTGTCCTTTCTTGTAACTGAGGTGGGTTGTGGTTTGTCTAAGCCTTCGAATAAGGGTGAGGCAGATTCTGTGGACATTACACCTTTGGCTCTGTGGGACCCATATTATGTTAGTGATCTCGTCATTTTGGAAGATGATTCAGATGGGCCTTCGATGGAGGAGGAATTGGAGCCTTCAGAATGGGTAAGAACGATGATAAAAGGATTTGGTACTTTTGTGGGATTCCCCATTGCTTGCTGTGAGAGAGAGTGTATTGATTTTTTCCAGAAACTTAAGAGGGTTTGGGAGCAACAAGCAACTCTACCCAAAAAGGTATGAGGGAATTAAggaatttgttttcttctattaattatgATGGGCATTCTGGTAGAGGTACTAGAGGCAGTTTGACATCCTCTGGTTTGGGTTCATATGTTGGTCAATGATTTTGAAACTTCTATCTTGGAGTGTGAGGGGTCTGAATGATCCTCATAAGAGAGTAGTTGTGAAGAACCTCTTAAGGGAGTGGAAGTGTGATATTGTATGTCTTCAAGAATCTAAACTGGACAGCACCAGCTCTACCTTGGTAAAAAACCTCTAGGGTAGCCCTTTTGTAGACTGGGGAGCCTTAGATGCCTTGCATACAGCTGGAGGTATAATTCTAATGTGGGATAGAAgggtttttgagaaaattgatctGGTAGTTGGTagtttttcagtttcagttttattAAAGGGAGTGTCAGATGGCTTTGAATGGATCTGTTCAGGGGTGTACGGACCAACTAACGGAAGCCTTAGGGATGCCATGTGGGCAGAACTGGACTCTGTGAGGTCACGGTGGGATGGGGCTTGGTGCTTATTTGGTGATTTCAATGTTATCAAATACCCAGCTGAGAGACTTGGTTGTAATTCTTTTAGTCCAgctatatttaaattttcagattttgttGCAAAACATTTGCTGGTGGATTTGCCTTTGGTGGGAGGTGAATATACTTGGTTTCGAGATTCAGATAATCCATCAATGTCCAGAATTGATAGAGTTTTGATGTCAGCTGATTGGGAGGAGCATTTCTTAGATGTGTCCCAAAGGACTCTCCCTAGGGTGGTGTCGAATCACTATCCTTTACTAGTGGAGGCGGGTGGAGTTTCAAGGGGGAAAAGCCCttttagatttgaaaatatgtggctAAAGGTGGAGGATTTTGTGGATAAGGTGAGGCTTTGGTGGATTAGTTATCACTTTGTAGGGCCGCCTAGTTTTGTTTTAGCTTGTTAGTTGAAGGCTTTGAAAGGGGATTTGAAGCATTGGAACAAGCATGTTTTTGGAGATgtagcttttaaaaaaaagagtctaCTAACTGAGCTCTTAAACATTgacaagagagaagagatgcAGGTGATGACTCCAGAGGACAGGGCTAGAAGGTTGGTGGTTAAATCTGATATAGATTACTTGGCTTCTTTGGAAGAGATTTCTTGGAGGCAGAAGTCCAAGGCCCTTTTTATTAAAGAAGGTGATAACAACACGCGGTTCTTTCATAGAATTGCCAATTCACATAGGCATACCAATCAGATCAGGGAAGTGGAGGTGGACGGCTTTCGATATGAGGATGAATCAAAGGTTACAGATCAGGTAGTggatttctataaaaaattatatcagGAACCAGAAGCTTGGAGGCCTACTATTGACGGTTTAGAGTTTGCTTGTTTAGACAAAACTGAGAGGTCTTTGTTGGAGAGGGAGTTTGAGAAGGAGGAGATTATTGAGGCTCTCATGGAGGCGGAAGGGGATAAGGCCCTTGGGCCAGATCGGTTTTCTATGGCTTTCTTTCAGAAATGCTGGAGTGTTTTGGAAGGGGTGTCATGGCATTTTTCAAGGATTTTCATAGTCAGTGTGTTTTTGAGAAATCTCTTAATGCCacctttttgtgtttgatcccCAAGAAGACTAATGCAGTCAATATTAAAGACTTTCACCCTATTAGTCTTGTGGGTAGCCCTTACAAGCTTTTGGCTAAGGTATTGGCTCATAGACTCTATGGGGTGTTGGATAAACTGATATCTGACTCTCGGAATTCTTTTGTGGGAGGAAGACAGATTCTTGATTCGGTTCTAATtgctaatgaatgtttagataGCAGGTTGAAGAGTGGCATCCCGGGTGTCATAGTTAAATTGGACATAGAGAAggcttatgatcatgtgaattggaatACCTTATTCTACCTTATGGAAAGGATGGGCTTTGGGGCGAGGTGGAGAGGTTGGATTAAGGCGTGTATTTCTACAGTTAAATTCTCAGTTTTGGTCAATGGGTCTCCTGCTGGTTTCTTTGGTAGTTCTCGTGGCCTGTGCCAAGGAGATCCTTTGTCTCCCCTTTAATTCCTATTAGTTATGGAAGTGCTAAGTAGACTAATGAAGAGAACGGAAAATGGTGGTTTTCAAGCGGGGTCCCATAGACAAGGGGGTGTGCAtatctctcattttctttttgctgaCGACACTATTTTGTTCTGTGACACTTCTAGGGACAAGTTATTATACATTCGGATGGTGCTGATCTTCTTTGAAGCTATTACAGGCCTGAAAGTTAATGTAAGTAAGAGTGAGATTGTTCCTGTTGGGGATGTTGGGAATTTGAATGCTTTGGCCCATACCCTATGTTGCAAGGTGGGCACATTGCCTATGAGATATTTGGGCATGCCACTTGGGGCCCATTATAAGGATGTGTCGATATGGAATCCTATTATAGAAAAGATGGAGAAACGACTATCTGGCTGGAAAAGACTTTATTTGTCAAAAGGTGGCAGGCTTACTTTGTTAAAAAGTACTCTCTCAAGCCTTCCCACCtactttttatctttgtttacTATCCCTCAAGCTGTGGCAACTAGGATAGAAAGAATTCAGAGGAATTTCCTTTGGAGGACCTCGGAGGATGTTTTTAAATACCCTTTAGTTGCTTGGGATATGGTTTGTTTGCCTATTGAGAGTGGTGACTTGGGGATCCGGAGGATTGGGTTGTTTAACAAGGCCTTACTCAGGAAGTGGTTGTGGCATTTTGGGAATGAAAGTAACAGATTATGGTGTCAGGTTATAGCAGCCAAATATGGTGAGGGGAGAGGAGGCTGGTGCACTAGAGGGGTAAGAGGTTCTCACAGGTGTGGGATGTGGAGGAGTATTAAGGAAGGCACAGAGAAGTTCTTTAGTCAAATTCAGTTTAATGTGGGGGAGGGTTGCCGTGTTAGTTTTTGGCATGATCCTTGGTGTGGGCCTATTCCTTTGAAGGAGCTTTTTCCTACTATGTTTGCATGCTCT is a window from the Quercus lobata isolate SW786 unplaced genomic scaffold, ValleyOak3.0 Primary Assembly Scq3eQI_326, whole genome shotgun sequence genome containing:
- the LOC115973643 gene encoding uncharacterized protein LOC115973643, whose product is MEGDIVTFALPLPSGVTREMESQILNNGSQSHHRHQWENQNRFSPLSELGNEMGTDQTNKSESLGGFDFTKKSYSVDITPLALWDPYYVSDLVILEDDSDGPSMEEELEPSEWGSPFVDWGALDALHTAGGIILMWDRRVFEKIDLVVGSFSVSVLLKGVSDGFEWICSGVYGPTNGSLRDAMWAELDSVRSRWDGAWCLFGDFNVIKYPAERLGCNSFSPAIFKFSDFVAKHLLVDLPLVGGEYTWFRDSDNPSMSRIDRVLMSADWEEHFLDVSQRTLPRVVSNHYPLLVEAGGVSRGKSPFRFENMWLKVEDFVDKHWNKHVFGDVAFKKKSLLTELLNIDKREEMQVMTPEDRARRLVVKSDIDYLASLEEISWRQKSKALFIKEGDNNTRFFHRIANSHRHTNQIREVEVDGFRYEDESKVTDQVVDFYKKLYQEPEAWRPTIDGLEFACLDKTERSLLEREFEKEEIIEALMEAEGDKALGPDRGVMAFFKDFHSQCVFEKSLNATFLCLIPKKTNAVNIKDFHPISLVGSPYKLLAKVLAHRLYGVLDKLISDSRNSFVGGRQILDSVLIANECLDSRLKSGIPGVIVKLDIEKAYDHVNWNTLFYLMERMGFGARWRGWIKACISTVKFSVLVNGSPAGFFGSSRGLCQGDPLSPL